The sequence below is a genomic window from Cucumis melo cultivar AY chromosome 5, USDA_Cmelo_AY_1.0, whole genome shotgun sequence.
caaaggaaaaaaagattAACATTCATAGGCTAAGGTATAATTAAAATGTTTTAACAcaagggatcttttaaaaaaaaatataaaaaagccgcaaaatatttacgatttaTAGAATAATtatgaaaacgaaaaaagcctagAAGTCTATCATGTAAAATACCCAAACTATCCCGTCCATGTAAAGCCTAGAAGCTCATGTCGTCAACAACGCTCGTCTAATATATTTGCGATAATTTAGattgggatagttgcaaatctagcaattatatttaaaataattaagtacatagcaacattttaaaaaaattgcaaatatagcaaaatcgatcaaaatctatcaatgataagagtctatcactgatagaccatgtagcaaatattggtctatcaatgatacaccataagagtctatcaacgatagaagtctatcaccgatagattttgctatatttgcaattttttaaaaatattgttacatacttaataattattctaaaaattgctacccattataattacccatttagatttggtatactacacgatcgtttagatgtggttacgtttaaatttggttacacaatcgtttagatttgttcgtttagatatttaaatgattttttttcttaatttggtacatgattttttttaatttggtacatgattttttttaattcttttttgctacacgatcgtttaggtttctctaaacgatgatttattcttttttacatgatcgtttactttttttacacgatcgtttacatttggctactccaatccaaataatttttttaaagattttttatacacgatcttttttttacacgatcgtttaatttggttatatttaaatttggttacacgattgtttaatttggttacgtttaaatttggttacacgatcgtctaaatgatttttttttcaaaatttgatttttttcaattttttaattattttgctacacgatcgtttaaacttctctaaacgatgatttatttatttacaccatattttacttttttacacgatcgtttacatttgcctactccaatctaaatgattttttttcaagattatttatacacgacctttcaagattatttatacacgaccttttattttttttacacgattgtttatttttttttttacacgattgtttacatccaaatgaattttttttcaagattctttatacacgactttttattttttttacacgatcgtttattttttttaaatgattgtttacacttggctattccaatctaaatgattttttttcaagattctttatacacaatcatttattttttttacacgatcatttacatttggctactccaatctaaatgattttttttacaagattctttatacacgaacttttatcttttttacacgtttaattttttttcacgATAGTTTActtttggctacttcaatctaaataattttttccaagattctttatacacgatcttttagattttgctatttttttgtacacagtcatttagatttggttaacgaaatgtaaatgacgtaaaaaaaagaggaaaagaagaaagacgatagaaaaaatcgcagcaaaaaaaagagaagggaaaaagtagaaagacgatggaaagaaatcgaaaaaagaagaggaaaataagaaagaaaaattaaacgacgtaaataaagaattgaaaaataaaaaagatgatgagaagaaatcgcagaaaaagaagaagagaaaagaagaaagacgatgaaagaaatcgtggaagaagaaaatgaaataaattgcaggaagaagacgatttcaagggaagaaagatggaaaggcaaacctggaatatttaaaaaatgactaactttatggactttgttacacggattggtattttattacatttacTAAAGTTTCCCTCAACAtaatctttgaaaaaaaaatataaacttaaTATTAGAACGTTTATTACTATTTGAAAGTTTGTTTGCATTCGAAGGTTGAAAGTATTTTTTTCGAAAAGGCcaagtttatttaaaaaataagaatggTATAGAGTACTTTGTAAAAGACGTATATAAATCGTCTTTTATCATATTTTGAATGAATGTTTAattatttcacattttcttaaaataaaattaaaaccatACACATCTATAATATCCTTAGcatttttgaattttaatttcatctaaatgatttaaaatttaatcaTTATGGATTGTCGTCAGGATAACCTAACAAAACAAAGAACATTATTTGTTTTAACTTGGTTGCGGTCATCGTTGATTTGGAAGGAAAGAAATAACAGAATCTTACTATGGTTGAAACAGATATACGCGCTCTCACTGGCCTATGGACTATCAGATCTCCAAAGTTCCACAACATTGCTGCCACTATTGCACTAAATTTAAATGCTTTTTGTTAATTTTCTTTGGCTGCCCTGGGCTTACCTCTAGCCCTTTTTGTGtttacactagaagaaatttggtctttaatgtcgggtggaaaaaatgaaaaataagctttaatgtcggttttcaaaaggcggatgtttaatgtcggttttaaaccgacattaaagctttatctttaatgtcggtttaaaaccgacattaaacatcatgttttttagaaccgacattaaaggtcttttttattttattttttatttttttaattttgtaaaaagttgaatttttctctctcttactttactcttttctcctttcttctctaccaaaccctacactttactcttttctcctttcttctctaccaaaccctacgaaagaaaggttttctctcaacatttcttccctttcttcctttctcaatctcatcactttctccTCTCTCTTCTCTGATTAGTTGCCAACGCGCGTGAACTCGCCGCCGTGCTATAATCGGAGGCAGCTTCTTCTGTTGCCGTCGCGCTCGTGCCTCACGTGGAACACTCACCCTCCTCACCACCGGCACGTTACCAACTCGGGATGTCCGGTAAATGAATAAATGAATATAGAAAagattaaatatattattattattattattattattattattattattattattattattatctccCATTAGAGCTTTGTTTCTCTTTCCATCTCTATCTCTTCGAAGCTAAATATTGACCGCGAACCTAAAGCTTCTTTTCCATTTCGGTTTTTTGCCGCTCTGTTTTTTCTCTTTCAGGTTTTCCCGAACAAAACCCTAGCCCTAACTAATCCGCCCCTCGTCGTATTTCGATCTGATTCTACTTTTTATACACCTGAAATCTGTTCCCGACCGCCCAAATCTCAGATCTGTTGTTCTTACGAATTTAGTTGGTGGCTTTCTTGTTCGTGGCTTGGATTTCATCTCGCATTTCCTTTGATTCTCGAGTTGTTCTCATCAGATTTTTCATTTTCAGGTTTCGAGAAAGGTGTTAGAGGTTAGATTTCTTAATTTTTACGCGTTAACTCTCTGTTTTGGATGATGATGATAACCGCTGGAGGTTATTCAGAATTGATGTTTTTCTGatgcttttattttattttttttcgttttgatGAATTTAGGTTTTTTTGAAGTTTAGCATTTGAATTCGCAGGCTTTAAGGAATTGTATTCAGTTTTTTACGAGATTCTGGATTTTCATTTCCACTCTGTTTGGGATTTTTGGATGCTGTCGATTGGGTTTGCGGGATTGTTAGCTACTGGCTTTGCAGATTTGGAGGAATATATATTGGATGGGAGAAGAAGCAACTGTTTTGGTTGCAGTTACAAATGAGCCGTTGGGGAAAGAGAACGCTTCGAGTACTGAATTGAAGCGAGACCATCAATGTCTTGATGAAGATACGGAACCCGAGTCTTTGCATAGCAAGAAACAAGCTAAGGAAGTGTCAAATGAAGACATTCGCTCAGAAGAATTCTTATCTATGAATATGAATACTTCAAGTTACAAGGTACAAAATTAGTTGCTGCTGCTTTTCTCTTCGGAATTAGAAGTTTCTCTAATTTTACCATATTTAGGAGCTTGAGTATGTCTCTTTGTGTTGACATTTCTCTTGTTTTCCTCCTCCATTATTGCATTTGTCCGAATAGAATTGTATGTTTATTTTCAGTTACCAAGAATAGTTCATGTTTCAAATGTAATAGGtaatttcattttccttttgaGCAAATACTTGGTTCATCTGATGTAGATAATCATTCATAGAATTTATTTTCATATCCAAACATGTTTCGActaacaaatttattttttaaataaatatcacACATTCTTTATCAATCATCCTTCTGAAATGGAGCCCCCCACCCCGATCACCATAATTTGTTTGTCACCTTCAATATTTGACCCCATTTAATGACTTATGTATTTTATGCAAGGGATACATATTTGGTTCTCTCGTTCTCTTATTCCCTTTGAGTGCTATTTGATTCAAGTGTGCCTATTCATAGttaataatatatgtatatatgatcAGTACAGTAGCGTAATTTCTCTCCTTCATTGTTTGTAACAGTATTAATCATGAATACAAGGAGTGGAACGAGAAGAACCCCCAGCTACTTACATGTAATAAGGACACCAAATATTTAATCCAAGGCAGCACTATTCCTTAAGAAGTTGACACTAATAAGGAGATTGTGTTTATGTATGATGTTTCATTCAAGGTACGGTCTTCACAAATCCTTAACTATTCCTTAACTGTTCCTCTGATATTGCCGTTATAAACCGGATCCTGAAGGAAAAAGGAATACTTGTGTGATTGTTATGTTGTTAATATGTTTTTCTAGAGTTGTGACTTTAGcaatatttttcttctctcaGCCTTATACTCCCTCAACAATCATCTGCACAATGAGGTTCACAAGCTTGCTGCAAAATTCAAGAAAAGTTATGTGTGGTAACAAATCCTTTGCTTTATTAATTAGTAATCAAAGGAGGAAGGAAACCATGGAATAGTATCAACTTATTTGTGCACACAATGGTTTCACTTTGGTTGATTTAGTGACTTATAATAGTAGACATAATTTAGCAAATGGTGAAGACAACAATGATAGtgaaaatcataataatagCTGTAAGTATGAACATGTATGCAATCAATTGTATGCATCTCATGAGATCATCGTTGATGTGGTATTAAGATCATCTCACAAGTTCTTTACTTGTTAGTGAATTATTACCTAGTTGTGACCATTTCCAATACGTATTCCTACCACATAGGCCAAGAAAAACCAATCCAAAATTCTACTTTTGGCCATCAATTATTTGCTCTTTAATTAGCTTTTTTCTACACTTGGAAGTAGATCACACTCATTCTGAGAATGGAAAGATTGGATTTTTGTCTGTAAAAGTTGGATTGGAGTATTCTTTTTCAGGCTATAGATAATGAACATATGAGAAATTAGATATTGATTATAGctatattggttatggagttgtTTGCTGTTTTTCTTTGTAATGTGGTTATGTTGTTCAAATCAGATTCTTGTTTTTTATGGCTCTATTGTAATAATTGTTGTTTAGCCATAAGAACACTCAAGAGATATATTGTTCTCTTATCTGTGTAATCAAGCAAATCACAAGCACCAAATAATATGTAGGAAATTGATGGTTCAAGTTCAAGTTTCAGTCAACTGTTTGGAATTGAAGGTATTATACAAAAAAGTTTATCTTACCATGTTTCTCAATTTGTTTTTTAGGAAGACTTGAATGAATAAGTTACAATATTATCTTGGAAAGGCTGTTATGTGGTTGCACTTggtttagaatttttttttggtGGTGTTGTTTCAAATACTgtttaacaatttaaaaaagcgGGAAGTTTAATTATGTGAAGAAAAAACTGTTTTGGTGGTGATTTTATGTTGGGTTCTTTTGTTTGGCAATGAAAAGACTATTATGGTGGTGACTATTTCTCAAAACTTGACTTGGATTTTTTTATGCACTTATTATGAAAAACATGAATAGAAACTTGACTTGGAACTATCATATCATCctcattttgatattttgatatttctactagcaactaggtcataacattgttacttatcaattcaaccatcttgatgtcttttacagggagttatcactaaacaaatgactgcaatagaagaaatggttgcaagtgagtacaattagccagaccctcatctttgtgacaagatcttgaagttggtcatttgtgaagcgttctactttgctattagttgcagttttaattattgttctctcaatatattctttttctttctttctttctttgtttccaaaggatgatcagtgtaataattaagcttcataatttctgtgtttggatccaagttgtatataaatgtcacattattaagatttcattttgtatatgtacaagtaaaagatttcatttttaactatttggtgtcatacaaaatggacaataatgcaaggatttaataaaaataaatttgaaaaaacgacattaaagacagctttaatgtcggctaaaaaaaaattaaagacatctttaatgtcggtggaaaaacgacattaaagatgtatcataagtgacattaaagacatatttaatgtcggttatccaccgacattaaagatgaaccgacattaaaggccttcaataacaccttcaaagatgtcggtttataaccgacattgaagggctttaatgtcggttataaaccgacattgaagcccaaccaacattaaagccctttaataacgctcacaaagatgtcgctcgccaagcgacattaaagacctttaatgtcggttttaaaccaacattaaaggccagatttcttgtagtgttattATCTCAGCTTCTTGTACTCTCCTTCTCATCATTAATGAAGCGGGGATGACGAGggtgctaagggggtgtcaCCTAGTGGAGATGTTCGGTGTACTGACCTAaatgtgtatttttttttaaaaaaaaagaaaaaaaaggataacCTAACAATGTTTGAAAATTATGCAAAGCTAGGTTTTAGGATTTTGCAGACACTTACAAATAAGGTTAATTTAAAGAAATGATTTCGATCAAAAATTTAGTTAGAAACATGAATAATAAATCTAATTTAGAATCTATAATGACCACTGTACAGGTACTCGAAACAATTCATTCTAGGTTAATTTAAAAAAGACACTACATATAAAATTAAAGTTGAATAAACACAAGGCTTTTAATATATATGGTTTGAATCTTGAAAGACATTACAAGCCACTTTAAACCTAAAACGTTGTGAAAAGGCTCAAAACGAAAGTGATTCAAACACACACAATCAATAATGCAAATCATTACAACTAAATACAAAAGATGGAAAATTCTATATAGGTACTTGCAATGAAATTGCATGCTAATTAGAATGTAAAAATGTAAGCTAAAATTGTAGAAATGCTCCAAATTGTCATAAATGGCATGTTTGACAAGGTTTGACATCATGATTTTCCATGACAACATTTTTCTATAATAAAATCAGtgcatttttttttcctacatGCCGCCTTTCAAGCTATAGAATTTTTTGTGCCATTTTTACTATACTATCTTCTTGACTTACTGAATAATTAACgtatatacataaatttggCGTGGGCTCAAAATTCTTTCATTTCATCTAAATTATAGCTAGCTTTTGACGATGCAGTGTGAAAACCTCttcaatctttttctttttgtcttgcTTCTTGTAACTGCTCTAGCTATCCAACACATGTAATTGATTATTTGTTCGATCCATATCACCTAGTTGTAAATAGGAGGGCATGACTTTCATAAATGTTTCTATCTAGGATTTAATGTTCTATGAAACTTCCTTGACACTCAAATGTTATCGTAGGATCAGATGTCTTGTTCTATAAGATATTTGATCAGGTACAAATAAAGCTTGTCTCTGAAACACTTAGAAATATAAAGAATATAGTTTGAAATTTTATAATGTCATTTAAAATATAGTTTGCAATTATTTGTAGATTTTTAATACTTGGAATCATATCAAAAGTGAGCTCCAAATTTTAGCCCCGATAAAGGTTATAGCAAGCCTAAATGAATTCTCAATAGAGACTACGCATTCACAATAGTCTCAATCAAACACGACTTTAGCATCAGAGGCTTTAAATAATACACGATTCACTGAGGGGCAATCTTTCTCAAATTTATGGAAATCGTCTCTACCAATGAAGTGTAAGTTCTTCCTCTGGGCCTTTCTTCTTGGAAAAATCAACACGACAGACGTCATACAAAAGAAGTTTGGTAATACCTGCTTGAATCCAAATATCTGTCTTGTGTAAGGAGAATAGTGAAGGTATGGCCCATCTATTTCTAAATTGCAAGGTAACCAATTTTCTATGGAATAAATTACACTAAAACACGGGTGAATTTGCAAACATTAACAATATCAAATCCCTTGGGAAGTGCCTTATGCTCACTCAAACAAACAAGTGAGGAAAATGTCATCAAACTCAGTGGGGGCGTCACACTTCTCTGGTCAATATGTGGAAGAAAAGAAGCAGCAAAATTTCCAGAGAGAAACAAAATACCACCATTAACATATGGGAAGATATTTGTAACTACATTGGTTTGTGGTCTAGTAGAAATAAGTTATTCACAAGCTACAAACCAATCTCAATCTCTCTGAACCTACAAGCTTTCATAGATTGATCTATTTGTAATTACGGCTTCTCTCAAGCTCTCACAAACTCTTTTTGTATGTTACATATCTATTAATATTTGTTAAGAAAGTGCTTTCGGATTGAAACATGCTCATGTGTGTTTatctttgttaagttaatttagtccaagtttgttcctatttcttaggaattagtcattcatgatttgtaatcatggagaaagtctagggtcatgttgattagtggagaaagtttagggtcatgatgttagtggagaaagtttagggtcatgatgttagtgggtagttatttttaagactttaaatactgtatttttctttgaatgtaattgaaatgaatttgtcttcaatttgccattgcaatatttatttttactctagaaaataacaattggtatcagagctctcTTCTTAAGGGATCTGTAAGTGTGAGTTGTTGTGCATGGACGTCATAACAAGTTCTAGTTTCACTTCAATTTCTCCATTGATATTTGATGGAGACAACTACCAAGTTTGGGCAGTTCGTATGGAAGCTTATATGGAAGATTTGGATATTTGGGAAGCAGTGGAAGAGGATTATGAAATTCCTGCTCTTCCAGACAATCCTACCATGGCACAAATCAAAGcgcaaaaggagaagaagacaaagaaatccAAGGCAAAGGCATGTCTGTTTGCTGCAGTCTCATCTACTATCTTCACTAGAATTATGACTCTGAGATCAGCATATGAGATATGGAATTATCTCAAGTCAGAATATGAGGGAGATGAAAGAATCAAAGAAATGCGTGTGCTAAACTTGATTCGAGAATTCGAGTTGCAGAAGATGAAGGAAACAGAATCAATTAAAGAGTATTCTGTTAGGTTATTGGACATTGCAAACCAAATCAGATTACTTGGTTCTGTGTTCAAGGACTCAAGAATTGTAGAAAAAATTCTTGTATCAGTGCCTGAAAAATTTGAGGCATCTATTTCTGCCTTAGAAAATACCAAAGATTTGACTCAAATCACTCTTGCAGAGATACTCAATGCTTTGCAAGCGCAGGAACAAAGAAGAGCCATGAGGCAAGAAGGTGCTGTTGAAGGAGCCTTGCCAGCGAAGCATCATGAGAACGTTAGGAACAATAAGTAGAAGAAGTTTTTCAAGAAGAATCAAATTTCTACTAGAGAATCTTCAACTTACAACAAAGCAGGAGTCAAGAAGGGATCCTATCCTCCCTGTTCACATTGCAATAAACAGGGTCATCCTCCTTTTAAATGCTGGAGGAGACCAAACGCCAAGTGCACCAGATGTAACCAAATGGGGCATGAAGCTCTAATTTGCAGGAACAATAATCAACAACAAGGTGTAGAGGCCAAAATTGCTTatcaggaggaggaggaggaggatcaATTGTTTGTGGCAACATGCTTCGTGGGTGGTGAGTCAAATGAAAGCTGGCTGATTGACAGTGGATGTACCAACCATATGACTCATGACAAGGAGTTGTTTAAAGATCTGAAGCCAACAAATATCACCAAAGTCAGAATTGGCAATGGAGACTACATCTCAGTCAAAGGAAAAGGGACTATTGCGATTGCCAGTTGTAAAGGTACAAAACATATACAAGATGTTCTTTTTGTACCTGACATTAACCAAAATTTGTTGAGTGTGGGTCAACTTATTGAAAAAGGTTTTAAAgttacttttgaaaatgaatattgCTTGATTAAGGATGCAGCAAATCAAgatattttcaaagtaaaaatgaaaggaaaaagtttttcacttAATCCTTTAGAGGAGGAGCAATCTGTTTTTGCTCTCAAAGAAGATGAAACACAGCTTTGGCACAAAAGAGTCGGtcactatcatcatcaagggCTGCTACAACTAACGGAGTTGGCACTTGATTTTCCCAAGCTTAGTGAAGAAATCTCAAGCTGCAAAGCGTGTCATTTTGGAAAGCAAAATAGGAAGTCATTTCCCAAGTCATCTTGGAGAGCCACTCAAAAATTGCAGATAATTCACACAGATGTTGCAGGTCCTCAGAGAACACCTTCTTTAAAAGGCagtctctattatattgcttttATTGATGACTTCACCAGAATGTGCtggatttttttcttgaagtttAAATCAGAGGTTGCTCATGTCTTTTGGAAGTTCAAGACAAGAGTTGAAAATGAAAGTGGTTGCAAAATTCAAATGGTAAGGTCTGACAATGGGAAGGAGTATGTTTCGGCAGAATTTGACAAGTTTTGTGAAGATTCAGGCATAAAACATCAACTTACAGCTccttacactcctcaacaaaatagAGTTAGTGAGAGGAGAAATAGAGACATCATGGAAATGACAAGATGCATGCTGCATGAAAAGAGTTTGCCAAAGAAGTTTTGGGCAGAGGCAGCAAATACAGCTGTATTTCTTCAAAATAGGCTTCCCACAAAAGCATTGAAGGAAAAGACACCATTTGAGGCATGGTATGGGTACAAACCATCATTGAAATTTCTCAAAGTATTTGGTTGTTTGTGTTTCACTCATGTTCCACAGAGCAAGAGTGACAAACTTGATAGGAGAGCTTCACCGGGTGTCTTTATAGGCTATAGTTCTATCAGCAAAGCCTATAAAATTTTCCAGCCACAAACTGGAAAGATTTTCGTGAGCAGGGATGTTCACTTcgaggaagatgaagagtgGAACTTTGATGATGCAGAGAAGAAAGGTCAGACCTTGGAAAAGATGAAATTCAAGTTTTTTGATTCAAGCATTGAAGAGGAAGATAACAGGCAGAATGAAATAGTAGATGATGCTTCCGTGAGAGGAACAAGGTTGCTTTCTGATATTTATGAAAGGTGCAATGTTGCTGTGTGTGAACCTGCAAACTATGCAGAAGCAAAGAAAGATAGAGAAGAACAAAGGTGCAATGTttcttatatttatgaaaggtgGATAGCTGCAATGGAGGAGGAGTTGTCAATGATAGAGAAGAACAAAACTTGGATCCTTGTTGACAGACCTCAAGATAGGAAGGTAATTGGAGTTAAATGGGTGTTTAGAACCAAGCTTAATGCTGATGGCTCGATTAACAAGCACAAAGCCAGGCTTGTGGTTAAAGGGTATGCTCAAATCTTTGGTGTTGATTACTCTGATACTTTTGCTCCTGTTGCTAGAATGGACACAATCAGGTTACTATTTGCAATAGCTGCACAAAAGGGGTGGAAATTGTATCAGTTGGATGTCAAATCAGCTTTTTTGAATGGTGTCTTACAAGAAGAAATTTATGTTGAGCAGCCCGAAGGATGTGAGAAGCAAGGTGAAAGAAATAAAGTCTATCTTCTCAAGAAGGCTCTTTATGGTTTAAAACAAGCTCCAAGAGCTTGGTATAGCAAAATTGATGAACATTTACTGAGCTTGGGATTTTTGAAGAGTCTATCAGAATCAACCTTATATGTTAAGCACAATGGTACTAACATTCTTATTGTTTCACTGTATGTTGATGACCTACTGGTTACAGGAAACAATGCagatcatattcaaaatttcaaatgggagatgatgaagatgtttGAAATGACAGATCTCGGGCTCATGTCCTACTTCCTTGGCATAGAGATCAAGCAAGGGCAAGGTGAAGTTTTCATTTGTCagaaaaaatatgcaaaggaaatactaaagaagtttAAGATGGATGAGTGTAAGGCTGTAAGCACTCCAATGAATCAAAAAGAGAAGTTGTGCAAAGAAGATGGTGCTGACAAAGTTGATGAAGGATATTTTAGGAGTTTAATTGGTTGCTTGATGTATCTCACAGCaacaagacctgatattttgAATGTTGTGAGTATTTTGTCTCGTTTCATGCATTGTGCAAGTGAATTACATCTTAAGGCAGCAAAAAGAGTGATATGATATGTCAAAGGCACAAGTGATTTTGGTGTTAAGTTCACTAGAGGCAAGGAGTTCAAACTGATTGGTTTTTCTGATAGTGATTGGGGAGGTTCCATTGATGATATGAGAAGCACTTTAGGTTACTGTTTTACTCTTAGCTCTGGTGTTTTCTCTTGGAgctcgaaaaagcaagagattGTAGCCCAATCCACTGCTGAAGCAGAATTTATTGCTGCAACAGCTACTGCCAATCAAGCTTTATGGCTGAGGAAAATTTTACTTGACCTTGATCTGGAGCAGAAGAAAAGCACGGAGATTCTTGTTGATAACAAAGCGGCTATTGCTATTTCTCATAATCCTGTGTTTTATAAGAAGACTAAACATTTTAACatcaagttattttttttaagggaaGTGCAGAAAAGTGGAGAGGTGATTCTTGTCTACTGCAAAACAGAAGATCAAGTTGCAGACATATTAACTAAACCGTTGCCTACTTGCAAGTTCGAGTTTCTAAGGTCAAAACTTGGTGTTTGCAACTCCTAAAGCAAGGAGGAGTGTTAAGAAAGTGCTTTAGGATTGAAACATGCTCATGTGTGTTTatctttgttaagttaatttagtccaagtttgttcctatttcttaggaattagtcattcatgatttgtaatcatggagaaagtctagggtcatgttgattagtggagaaagtttagggtcatgatgttagtggagaaagtttagggtcatgatgttagtgggtagttatttttaagactttaaataatgt
It includes:
- the LOC127149397 gene encoding uncharacterized protein LOC127149397 translates to MDVITSSSFTSISPLIFDGDNYQVWAVRMEAYMEDLDIWEAVEEDYEIPALPDNPTMAQIKAQKEKKTKKSKAKACLFAAVSSTIFTRIMTLRSAYEIWNYLKSEYEGDERIKEMRVLNLIREFELQKMKETESIKEYSVRLLDIANQIRLLGSVFKDSRIVEKILVSVPEKFEASISALENTKDLTQITLAEILNALQAQEQRRAMRQEGAVEGALPAKHHENVRNNK